The following proteins come from a genomic window of Paenibacillus spongiae:
- a CDS encoding ABC transporter substrate-binding protein, translated as MKRNQKKGLSLLIISVLMLSLLSACAGKANEKTGGNEPVGGNEPAETTAANDKQEPAPEKPPEPVTLTLMAPWSKEQVAERIGDAVKEKYPHITVETTSKWTDKKDLEEMFAKNVVPDLLLTTDGFGVLQEMDLLYPLDEPLEGLNFDFSRISSGAQEAIRARDPEGQGRLIGVPIEDVFVALHYNKDIFDKFGVPYPKDGITWDEVLDLAKKLTGERDGVKYYGFASTTSMSQAMTQLSASGTDPETGEPQFSKNPAFEKFYSLVKSFADIPGNWEKGIAYDFSKKDVAMSLGLTSNTIPFFPEDLNYDVVSFPTWSDLPGVGPSNLPLSLAVNKQSKHIEEALKVLDLLMNDDQLTRLSRIGVSVSSSNQDILQQFAADRMKSPKNIKGMYSLTPAKPAPYSKFGPDILLYGTNFVGSQVTPFLESGDDVKTFLRKMDETYAATVKEIQSKK; from the coding sequence ATGAAAAGGAATCAAAAAAAGGGGTTGTCGCTCCTCATTATTTCGGTTTTGATGCTTTCCTTACTCAGTGCATGCGCCGGCAAAGCGAACGAGAAGACCGGCGGGAACGAACCGGTTGGCGGGAATGAACCCGCCGAAACGACGGCTGCGAACGATAAGCAGGAACCGGCTCCGGAGAAGCCGCCGGAACCGGTCACTTTGACCTTGATGGCTCCATGGAGCAAGGAGCAGGTGGCGGAGCGGATCGGCGACGCGGTGAAAGAGAAGTATCCGCACATCACCGTGGAAACGACCAGCAAATGGACGGACAAGAAGGATCTCGAGGAGATGTTCGCCAAGAACGTCGTGCCGGATCTGCTGCTCACCACCGACGGCTTCGGCGTGCTGCAAGAGATGGATCTGCTCTATCCGCTGGATGAACCGCTGGAAGGGTTGAACTTCGACTTCTCGCGGATCAGCTCTGGCGCGCAGGAAGCGATCCGTGCTCGCGACCCCGAAGGGCAGGGCCGGTTAATCGGCGTCCCGATCGAGGACGTGTTCGTCGCGCTGCATTACAACAAGGACATCTTCGATAAGTTCGGCGTGCCGTATCCGAAGGACGGCATCACGTGGGACGAAGTTCTCGACCTGGCGAAGAAACTGACGGGCGAACGGGACGGCGTGAAATATTACGGCTTCGCAAGCACGACATCCATGTCGCAAGCCATGACGCAGCTGTCCGCATCCGGCACCGATCCGGAAACGGGCGAGCCGCAATTCTCGAAGAATCCGGCGTTCGAAAAGTTTTATTCGTTGGTGAAATCGTTCGCGGATATCCCGGGCAACTGGGAGAAAGGGATCGCCTACGACTTCTCCAAGAAAGACGTCGCGATGTCGCTCGGCTTGACCTCCAATACGATCCCGTTCTTTCCGGAGGATCTCAATTATGACGTCGTCAGCTTCCCGACCTGGTCCGATCTACCGGGCGTCGGACCGTCGAACCTGCCGCTCAGCCTCGCGGTCAACAAACAGAGCAAGCATATCGAGGAGGCCTTGAAGGTACTCGACCTGCTCATGAACGACGACCAGCTGACAAGATTGTCCCGCATCGGCGTAAGCGTCTCCTCGAGCAACCAAGACATTCTGCAGCAGTTCGCGGCCGATCGCATGAAATCGCCCAAGAACATCAAGGGAATGTACTCGCTGACTCCGGCCAAGCCGGCTCCATACTCGAAGTTCGGCCCGGACATCCTGCTCTACGGAACGAACTTCGTCGGCTCGCAAGTGACGCCTTTCCTTGAGAGCGGCGACGACGTCAAGACCTTCCTGCGGAAAATGGATGAAACGTACGCGGCGACGGTAAAGGAAATTCAGAGCAAGAAGTAA
- a CDS encoding carbohydrate ABC transporter permease produces MRKLVSALRLRNMETLLFVGPWLLGFLFFMAFPLFFSMYMSFHKVTVLPYRFKYEFNGVNYYREILFGSSELYDKLIPFFQEIVIMVPVILVFSLFIAIMLNQNFPGRALFRVVFFLPIIFTSGYILTEFVNQGEGTLGFLDRFSLGQYLNQFLGDSSWAKPVQDVLNRFVLVLWYSGVQILNFLAGRQTISKSAYESARIDGASPWEVFWKITLPAMSPYILLNLIYTVVDMFTFPYNPVIELINTGNYGYNSALAWIYFIIIVSFLSTVLLLYNRINKHAAGAGR; encoded by the coding sequence ATGCGCAAACTCGTGAGCGCGCTGCGGCTGCGCAACATGGAAACATTGCTTTTCGTCGGACCGTGGCTGCTCGGCTTCTTATTCTTCATGGCATTTCCGCTGTTCTTCTCGATGTACATGAGCTTCCATAAAGTAACGGTTCTGCCGTACCGGTTCAAATACGAATTTAACGGCGTGAACTACTACCGCGAGATCTTGTTCGGCAGCTCGGAGCTGTACGACAAGCTGATACCGTTCTTCCAGGAAATCGTCATCATGGTGCCGGTCATTCTCGTCTTCTCCTTGTTCATCGCGATCATGCTCAATCAGAACTTTCCCGGAAGAGCGTTGTTCCGCGTCGTATTCTTCCTGCCGATCATCTTTACGTCCGGTTACATTTTGACCGAGTTCGTGAACCAGGGGGAGGGGACGCTCGGTTTTCTCGACCGGTTCTCGCTCGGCCAATACTTGAACCAGTTTCTCGGCGACAGCTCCTGGGCGAAGCCCGTGCAGGATGTGCTGAACCGGTTCGTGCTCGTGCTTTGGTATTCCGGCGTGCAGATTCTGAACTTTCTGGCCGGGCGGCAGACGATATCGAAATCCGCCTACGAATCCGCGAGAATCGACGGCGCTTCGCCGTGGGAAGTATTTTGGAAAATTACGCTGCCGGCCATGTCGCCATATATTTTGCTCAACTTGATCTATACCGTGGTCGACATGTTCACATTCCCGTACAACCCCGTCATCGAGCTGATCAATACCGGAAACTATGGCTACAACAGCGCGCTGGCATGGATTTATTTCATTATCATCGTAAGCTTCCTGTCGACCGTCTTGCTGCTCTACAACCGAATCAACAAACATGCGGCGGGAGCCGGAAGGTAA
- a CDS encoding carbohydrate ABC transporter permease, translating into MNVIVNKLRAANRWTGIGLETLRYAILGREINRGLVFKLFLYWILIITAYIYLNPVMKMIVKMVMNEKDLVDPTVAWIPNEIYWGHLGSAWQALNYAQTLTISMMVSGLVAVFHIITCGLMGYALARMSFPFKKLLVFLLVMSFIIPPQVIVLPMIIMYTKLGFQNHLTSLVIPAIFGFGIKGALFVIIFRQFYTTQPKELEEAAKIDGASAFRFYWRVMFPLAKPAVLIVGMFSFVWTWNDTYYPRMFLGQTDNVPLAMQMSFLDNSIKAMLSQEDAAPVLIEAIKMSASFLTIAPLLAIFFFAQRYLMESVERSGIVE; encoded by the coding sequence TTGAACGTTATCGTGAACAAGCTCAGGGCCGCGAACAGGTGGACCGGCATCGGCCTTGAGACGCTGAGGTACGCCATTCTCGGCCGGGAAATCAACCGCGGTCTCGTGTTCAAGCTGTTTCTATATTGGATTCTGATCATAACGGCATACATCTATCTGAATCCGGTTATGAAGATGATCGTCAAGATGGTCATGAATGAAAAGGACCTGGTCGACCCGACGGTCGCCTGGATTCCGAACGAGATCTATTGGGGTCATCTGGGAAGCGCGTGGCAAGCGCTCAATTACGCCCAGACGCTCACGATCAGCATGATGGTGTCCGGCTTGGTCGCCGTGTTTCACATCATCACATGCGGACTTATGGGGTACGCGCTCGCCCGGATGTCGTTCCCATTCAAGAAGCTGCTGGTGTTCCTGCTGGTTATGTCGTTCATTATTCCGCCGCAGGTTATCGTGCTGCCGATGATCATCATGTATACGAAGCTGGGGTTTCAGAATCATCTGACTTCGCTCGTCATACCGGCGATATTCGGCTTTGGGATCAAAGGGGCGCTGTTCGTCATCATCTTCCGGCAGTTCTATACGACGCAGCCGAAGGAATTGGAGGAAGCCGCGAAGATCGACGGCGCGAGCGCGTTCCGCTTCTATTGGAGGGTCATGTTCCCGCTCGCGAAGCCGGCCGTGCTGATCGTAGGCATGTTCTCGTTCGTCTGGACGTGGAACGACACGTATTACCCGAGAATGTTCCTGGGTCAGACGGACAATGTGCCGCTTGCCATGCAGATGTCGTTCCTCGATAACAGCATCAAAGCGATGCTGAGTCAGGAAGACGCCGCGCCGGTTCTTATCGAGGCAATCAAGATGTCGGCCAGCTTCCTGACCATCGCTCCGCTGCTGGCGATCTTCTTCTTCGCGCAGCGCTATCTTATGGAGAGCGTGGAGCGCAGCGGGATCGTCGAATAG
- a CDS encoding endo-beta-N-acetylglucosaminidase, whose translation MTDTQAKLSPYGPKPAGAHQPSMHGYDANAVIHWSPDTDPHAKYFRSRVPLAKRIPAFAPTQAKPGLSPDPQLMNLSADYDKANEGYKYSDTFTCNLLKFWQYTDYYGSWHGLPVPGSPEDDPEYGVVNLPNPAYTDAAHRNGVLSLGCWFWPRNERFADWLERRPDGTFPAADKLIEMAGYFGFDGYFINQEARVSAEDAAEMFAMFKYMRKQAPEGFHLQIYDAMLPNGDLRYQNQFNEKNAPWLLDSGEPVLHSMFVNYAWNEKRLEDSREYAESLGLDPYHALFPGTENDKYGYNPPYDTRLIFPEKGTPRTSWAVFGTDFVWNRYANKFDPNDQEEVYRRERRYWSGPLEDPTDPVGRTLYEPYPDPFHAVNPNEYRCWDGVAHYITERSIIGSYPFVTRFNTGHGRAFYLDGVLASAKEWNNASIQDILPTWQWWVKSLGDQPPLEPSYDYDAAYNGGSSLKITGSLGPDNATELRLFKTKLAALDGAALSVTYRFEGERPHTGMKVGLIFEDRPETYMWLDVGERSVEGWNEKRFNLAPYAGRTIAAIGLGFESKAPIDDYTIHIGELAIVAGEPLPKPEKPAGFAVERCYASGTQAELFLSWDFKSEGIWYYELCRRKQGGAVEAIGRIYDECYYIKALDRLGEARTTLELSAVGFDGTASEAASTPFDWPEW comes from the coding sequence ATGACTGATACGCAAGCAAAGCTGTCGCCTTACGGCCCCAAGCCGGCCGGGGCGCATCAGCCGTCGATGCACGGCTACGACGCGAACGCCGTCATCCATTGGAGTCCGGATACCGATCCGCATGCGAAATATTTTCGCTCGCGCGTCCCGCTCGCCAAGCGGATCCCCGCTTTCGCTCCGACGCAGGCAAAGCCCGGCTTAAGTCCCGATCCGCAGCTGATGAATTTGTCCGCTGACTACGACAAAGCGAATGAAGGGTACAAATACAGCGATACGTTCACGTGCAACCTGCTGAAATTTTGGCAGTACACCGATTACTACGGGTCGTGGCACGGCCTTCCGGTCCCCGGTTCTCCGGAGGACGACCCGGAATACGGCGTCGTCAATTTGCCGAATCCGGCGTATACCGACGCGGCCCATCGCAACGGCGTGCTTAGCTTGGGCTGCTGGTTCTGGCCCCGCAACGAGCGCTTCGCGGACTGGCTGGAGCGGCGGCCGGACGGCACGTTCCCGGCCGCCGACAAGCTGATCGAGATGGCCGGCTATTTCGGCTTTGACGGCTATTTCATCAATCAGGAAGCGCGCGTTTCTGCGGAAGATGCAGCCGAAATGTTCGCCATGTTCAAGTATATGCGCAAGCAAGCTCCCGAGGGGTTTCATCTCCAGATTTACGATGCGATGCTGCCGAACGGGGACTTGCGCTATCAGAACCAGTTTAACGAGAAGAACGCGCCGTGGCTGCTCGACAGCGGGGAACCGGTCCTTCACAGCATGTTCGTCAACTACGCCTGGAACGAGAAGCGCTTGGAAGACTCCCGCGAATACGCCGAAAGCTTGGGCTTGGATCCGTATCATGCGCTGTTTCCCGGAACCGAGAACGACAAATACGGCTACAATCCGCCGTACGATACGCGCTTGATCTTTCCGGAGAAAGGCACGCCGCGCACGAGCTGGGCGGTGTTCGGCACCGATTTCGTCTGGAACCGGTATGCGAATAAATTTGATCCGAACGATCAGGAGGAGGTCTACCGGCGGGAGCGGAGGTATTGGTCCGGCCCGCTTGAAGATCCGACGGATCCGGTAGGCCGCACGTTATACGAGCCGTACCCGGATCCCTTTCACGCGGTCAACCCGAATGAATACCGGTGCTGGGACGGCGTGGCCCATTACATAACAGAACGGTCGATCATCGGCTCTTATCCGTTCGTCACCCGGTTCAATACGGGCCACGGACGGGCGTTTTACCTGGACGGCGTCCTGGCGAGCGCGAAGGAATGGAACAATGCCAGCATCCAGGACATCCTGCCGACATGGCAATGGTGGGTCAAGAGCTTGGGCGATCAGCCTCCTCTGGAGCCCTCCTATGATTACGATGCGGCGTATAACGGCGGATCGTCGTTGAAAATAACGGGCAGCCTGGGACCGGATAATGCGACGGAGCTGAGGCTGTTCAAGACGAAGCTCGCCGCACTGGATGGGGCGGCCTTGTCCGTGACATACCGGTTTGAGGGGGAGCGGCCGCATACCGGGATGAAGGTCGGACTTATATTCGAGGACCGGCCCGAGACCTATATGTGGCTTGATGTCGGGGAACGGTCGGTCGAAGGCTGGAACGAGAAGCGGTTCAACCTCGCGCCGTATGCGGGACGTACAATCGCCGCCATCGGTCTCGGGTTCGAGTCGAAAGCGCCCATCGACGATTATACGATTCATATCGGCGAGCTGGCCATCGTTGCCGGAGAGCCGCTTCCGAAACCGGAGAAGCCAGCAGGCTTTGCGGTCGAACGGTGTTATGCGTCCGGGACCCAAGCGGAATTGTTCCTTTCGTGGGATTTCAAATCCGAAGGTATCTGGTATTACGAGCTTTGCCGGCGCAAGCAAGGCGGAGCGGTGGAAGCAATTGGCCGAATATATGACGAATGCTATTACATCAAGGCATTGGACCGACTCGGCGAAGCGCGGACGACGCTTGAGCTGTCGGCAGTCGGCTTCGATGGGACGGCAAGCGAAGCGGCTTCGACCCCATTCGATTGGCCGGAATGGTAA
- a CDS encoding DUF5696 domain-containing protein has translation MSRQNRIKRVRLIAIAAIVAGIAATAGLSAAGQARPPSAGSPSTVKAASSASDTKAKPSVTETNAESRESAAAPAAAAGSQSAADSPATADSASPFPRDDEFVPAADSAVLQLRAHPKTGHFIVIDKRNGNVFRSYPDPEGWNEEEAAGAWKTHMQSALLVRYVELNSNQKNQVKDTNLLDQKGAVAGFELTEGGFKLTFAMPAIGFAIPVEVRLQDDFVETRIVDEGVKDGKTKDEMKEYERMRKNQKDPNARISGIRLYPFLGADTSDSQDGYLFVPDGPGMLVRFQNDRPSTQSNYYNERVYGEDWAFSNNRSLSIRKPVRMPVFGIKSGDRAMLAVIRDGAEYASVVAAPSRSFGPYNWIAAEHGYRFPYFQPTNTRKTEGFLAYAKDRTESGRSVRYYFLGKAEADYVGMASRYRKALLEEEGMRPLQPKDANISLQIGLLGADEKKGFLFNSYMPLTTTEQAVSIIDRLTGQGVARMSILYTGWQKGGNSDYGGQMKVDHRIGGSEGMKELAAYARKKNGTVTLDGSFLTFNNTGANGFRKSRDGLRDLGSVIIGDSSSPNGRALTFVSPRFSENYILRDLDKVKALGVDGIAFSGAVGSMLNSDYNDKYAATRQQAMDIQETIMRKTKETFGRVDVADGNFYALKHASNMLGLQDEYSFDLFADSSVPFAQIALHGLVGYSSGYANMADNYREYLLKSIEYGAVPSFLLTYEQSQSLLKTVSLDHLYSTYYADWADDISSAYKRFNAALGDVQDQFIVGHRQLDDGIRETRYAGGKRIVVNYNDEPYRMNGLDIPAKDFIAIEGGK, from the coding sequence GTGAGCCGTCAGAACCGAATCAAGCGCGTCCGGCTGATCGCTATCGCCGCGATAGTGGCCGGAATCGCCGCGACGGCCGGTCTAAGCGCCGCCGGCCAAGCGCGTCCGCCTTCGGCCGGCTCGCCGTCAACGGTGAAGGCGGCGTCGAGCGCATCCGATACGAAGGCGAAACCGTCCGTAACGGAGACGAATGCCGAAAGCCGCGAAAGCGCGGCCGCGCCTGCCGCTGCCGCCGGCAGCCAATCAGCCGCGGATAGCCCGGCAACCGCCGACAGCGCATCTCCATTTCCGCGGGACGACGAGTTTGTCCCGGCTGCCGACAGCGCTGTGCTGCAGTTAAGGGCGCATCCGAAGACAGGCCATTTTATCGTGATCGACAAGCGAAACGGCAACGTATTCCGCTCATACCCGGATCCGGAAGGCTGGAATGAGGAGGAGGCCGCCGGCGCATGGAAGACGCATATGCAGTCGGCGCTGCTCGTTCGTTATGTGGAGCTGAACAGCAATCAGAAGAACCAAGTGAAAGATACCAACCTGCTCGATCAGAAGGGCGCCGTCGCCGGCTTCGAGCTGACGGAGGGCGGCTTCAAGCTGACGTTCGCGATGCCGGCGATCGGATTCGCGATCCCGGTCGAGGTCCGGCTCCAGGACGATTTCGTGGAGACGCGCATCGTTGACGAAGGGGTGAAGGACGGGAAGACCAAGGACGAGATGAAGGAATACGAACGAATGCGCAAGAACCAGAAGGACCCGAATGCCCGGATATCCGGCATCCGCTTATATCCGTTTCTCGGCGCGGATACGTCGGATTCGCAGGACGGATATCTGTTCGTGCCGGATGGTCCCGGGATGCTCGTCCGGTTTCAGAACGACCGTCCCAGCACGCAGAGCAACTATTACAACGAGCGCGTGTACGGAGAGGACTGGGCGTTCAGCAACAACCGTTCGCTGTCGATCCGCAAGCCGGTCCGCATGCCGGTATTCGGCATCAAATCCGGCGACCGCGCTATGCTTGCGGTCATACGGGACGGGGCCGAGTACGCCAGCGTCGTAGCGGCGCCTTCGCGATCATTCGGCCCGTACAACTGGATCGCGGCCGAGCACGGCTACCGGTTCCCGTATTTTCAACCGACCAACACGCGCAAGACCGAGGGCTTCCTCGCCTATGCCAAAGACCGGACGGAATCGGGACGCTCCGTACGCTACTACTTCCTAGGCAAAGCGGAAGCCGACTACGTCGGGATGGCGTCCCGTTACCGCAAAGCCTTGCTGGAGGAAGAGGGCATGCGCCCGTTACAGCCCAAAGATGCGAACATCAGCCTGCAGATCGGCTTGCTCGGGGCGGACGAGAAGAAGGGCTTCCTCTTCAACTCGTACATGCCGCTCACGACGACTGAACAAGCGGTGTCCATTATCGACCGATTGACCGGGCAAGGCGTGGCCCGGATGTCGATTCTGTATACCGGCTGGCAGAAGGGCGGAAACAGCGACTATGGGGGCCAGATGAAGGTGGATCACCGGATCGGGGGAAGCGAGGGCATGAAGGAGCTCGCGGCGTACGCTCGCAAGAAGAACGGCACGGTGACGCTGGATGGATCTTTCCTCACGTTCAACAACACAGGCGCGAACGGCTTTCGCAAGAGCCGCGACGGGCTTCGCGACCTCGGATCGGTCATTATCGGCGACAGTTCGTCCCCGAACGGCAGGGCATTAACGTTCGTCAGCCCGCGGTTCAGCGAGAACTACATTCTTCGCGACCTCGACAAGGTGAAGGCGCTCGGCGTGGACGGGATCGCCTTCTCGGGAGCCGTCGGTTCTATGCTGAACAGCGATTACAACGATAAGTATGCCGCGACGCGGCAGCAGGCGATGGACATCCAGGAGACGATCATGCGCAAGACGAAGGAGACGTTCGGACGCGTGGACGTTGCGGACGGCAATTTCTACGCGCTGAAGCACGCTTCGAACATGCTTGGCCTTCAGGACGAGTATTCGTTCGACTTGTTCGCCGACAGTTCGGTGCCGTTCGCCCAAATCGCGCTCCACGGGCTGGTCGGCTATTCTTCGGGGTATGCCAACATGGCGGATAACTACCGGGAATATTTGCTCAAGTCGATTGAATACGGCGCCGTTCCCTCGTTCCTTCTGACGTATGAGCAGTCGCAGTCGCTGCTGAAAACCGTATCGCTCGATCATTTGTACAGCACGTATTATGCCGACTGGGCGGATGACATCTCGAGCGCGTACAAGCGCTTCAACGCAGCGCTCGGCGACGTTCAGGACCAGTTCATCGTCGGTCACCGCCAGCTGGATGACGGCATTCGGGAAACCCGCTATGCAGGCGGCAAGCGGATCGTCGTCAACTACAACGATGAACCGTACCGGATGAACGGACTGGACATACCGGCGAAAGACTTTATCGCGATCGAGGGAGGGAAGTGA